In Miscanthus floridulus cultivar M001 unplaced genomic scaffold, ASM1932011v1 fs_256_1_2, whole genome shotgun sequence, the following are encoded in one genomic region:
- the LOC136531004 gene encoding probable trehalose-phosphate phosphatase 2, whose amino-acid sequence MTFTTPTSFTSPGLCLNTTKKIPLPGKIEEVRATGWLDLMKASSPTRKRQTKDVICDTQSDDLDLQYRNWMVNYPSALTSFEAISDLAGSKRLALFLDYDGTLSPIVDNPENALMSDEMRAAVRHVASLFPTAIISGRSRDKVFDFVKLNELYYAGSHGMDIMGPVRKTTDSNGVECIRSTDAHGKEVNLFQPASEFLPMITEVCEKLGESVKDIDGARMEDNKFCVSVHYRNVAEDDYKKVFHCVSAVLEDYPCLRLTHGRKVFEVRPVIDWNKGKAVEFLLESLGLNESEDVLPIYVGDDRTDEDAFKVLKASNHGFGILVSSIPKESDAFYSLRDPAEVMEFLRMLAAWKEQST is encoded by the exons ATGACTTTCACAACACCTACTAGCTTTACCTCTCCGGGGCTTTGCTTGAACACTACAAAGAAGATACCTCTGCCTGGTAAGATTGAAGAAGTTCGTGCTACTGGATGGCTTGATCTCATGAAGGCCTCATCACCCACCCGCAAAAGGCAGACCAAGGATGTCATCTGTGATACTCAATCTGATGATCTTGATTTGCAATACCGCAACTGGATG GTGAACTATCCTTCTGCTTTGACCTCATTTGAGGCAATCAGTGATCTTGCTGGGAGTAAAAGATTGGCATTGTTTCTTGACTATGATGGAACACTTTCACCGATTGTGGACAATCCTGAAAATGCATTAATGTCTGATGAG ATGCGTGCTGCAGTGAGGCATGTGGCATCACTTTTCCCAACTGCAATCATTAGCGGAAGGTCTCGTGATAAG GTTTTTGACTTTGTCAAGCTAAATGAACTATACTACGCTGGAAGCCATGGAATGGACATAATGGGCCCTGTTAGGAAGACTACTGACTCCAATGGCGTGGAATGTATTCGGTCAACTGATGCGCAT GGTAAAGAAGTCAATCTGTTCCAACCTGCTAGTGAGTTTTTACCTATGATCACTGAG GTGTGTGAAAAACTTGGTGAGAGTGTTAAGGACATTGACGGTGCAAGGATGGAAGACAACAAGTTCTGCGTGTCTGTGCATTACCGTAATGTAGCGGAAGAT GACTATAAAAAGGTTTTCCACTGTGTAAGTGCTGTTTTGGAAGATTACCCTTGCCTAAGACTAACCCATGGGAGGAAG GTTTTTGAGGTCCGTCCTGTTATTGATTGGAACAAAGGTAAAGCTGTGGAGTTTTTACTTGAATCGCTTGGGCTCAACGAGAGTGAAGATGTTCTCCCTATCTATGTTGGAGATGACAGAACAGATGAAGATGCATTCAAA GTTCTGAAGGCAAGCAACCATGGCTTTGGAATATTGGTGTCATCTATACCCAAAGAGAGTGATGCCTTCTATTCCTTGAGGGATCCAGCTGAG GTGATGGAATTTCTGAGAATGTTGGCAGCATGGAAGGAGCAGTCCACCTGA